The genome window AGTAGTAGCactgacatggtgaacatgagacagacagcagagatgaggtcaaaagcagaacagagttaaagcagcagtttatggtaagatgaTGATGTGGCTTATTTAGTCATCtactcaagggctcagctgaagtgattactttactttaggagGGTTAGAGGGATGTTTctaattttgaaaatgtattttaaaggctcatttaGTTATGTACTTTACTTtcataaaattctcaagaatgcaggaatgaaggtctctaaagacccagaggCCCCAATAAATGCTTTGTCTGTAGAGCAGGCTGACCAGGGACATACTCCTGGGTACTTTTTTGGCTCTGTCTGTGAACATCCTTGACCTTAAAAACATGTGCCaggaggtgtgtatgtgtctctgctacgtgtccataaacaattgaaaagtattcaaaatgttcacaaaGAGATGAgcatcctgcagtattttaagaggaagaggtcagaggtcacaggagcaGGAGTAGAACAAACTGAGGAGGACGAGCTTGTAAGTTGTGTGGATAGCTAGTAGACGtagtaaattctaaaactcacGTAGGAAAAAGACTTTGTTATTCCAACggcatgtcatcagagtttgcattgaagacagttctgtgttcacaaataTTCCCAGGAAGAGtcagggccaagtgagacacaggaaatatcaTAGACAGCTACAGTACATCAATTGTAACATTAGGATAACttaatacatttgtactgtggctacattaactagcagctgttccatggttttTATGCTATTTAGTAagttttgttctagttatattatactccctctctctgaccctCTCCCTCTTCGAGTCTTCATAATCTCCCCTCTCCAGTctgttctccatcttctgtcactacaaagaccctctttcagccacactaataagtacattctgttttcaaaagtcattagaattGGGCATTTAATCagttttggtgataaggtgctacatgcagacaaacatacagttgacataaataaatgtagaaatatataaatatggaatagacaatgcaactgatataataatattaaaaagaatagagaaaaaaaatacaactattGACAACTATTGCAGACTATTTATCTATCAActatttaagtgctttatttaaaaaaaaaataaaataccctagCATttcagtccccccccccccaggttcAAAGTCGCTCCTACGCCCCTGCTGGTAGTACACttattttcagttaaaaaaGACAAGAGAATATTGATTTTTTGAGAGGGGTATTTCCAGCTTTAAATTGGAGCCTGGTGAACAGTCTCTTATTATCTGATAAGGATAACCAAAATGCTTAGTCAATAACAAAACCCGGTTCTGTTTTATGACACCTAACCACTGAATATCAGCAAGAGAATCACCCGAGCTAAAGAAGCAGGATTTAGAAAAGTATGCATCACTATGCGGTTCAATGCTAAACTCTTACCCGTAGCAATGATAGGGGGGACAATGAAATACATGCTAATGTCAAGCATTCTTCAAGCTCCACATGAACAAGTAACGTTACTCGTTAAATGTGCTGAAAGCTGTCAACTTCAGATTAAAGCGTTTTACTTGCCTCAGGATGGCTCGTTGACGCAGAGCAGGTCAATGCGCCGCCTCCGGGCTCTGCCTGTCcgtatcgtgtgtgtgtgtgtgtgtgtgtgtgtgtgNNNNNNNNNNNNNNNNNNNNNNNNNNNNNNNNNNNNNNNNNNNNNNNNNNNNNNNNNNNNNNNNNNNNNNNNNNNNNNNNNNNNNNNNNNNNNNNNNNNNAATCTCCCCTCTCCAGTctgttctccatcttctgtcactacaaagaccctctttcagccacactaataagtacattctgttttcaaaagtcattagaattGGGCATTTAATCagttttggtgataaggtgctacatgcagacaaacatacagttgacataaataaatgtagaaatatataaatatggaatagacaatgcaactgatataataatattaaaaagaatagagaaaaaaaatacaactattGACAACTATTGCAGACTATTTATCTATCAActatttaagtgctttatttaaaaaaaaaataaaataccctagCATttcagtccccccccccccaggttcAAAGTCGCTCCTACGCCCCTGCTGGTAGTACACttattttcagttaaaaaaGACAAGAGAATATTGATTTTTTGAGAGGGGTATTTCCAGCTTTAAATTGGAGCCTGGTGAACAGTCTCTTATTATCTGATAAGGATAACCAAAATGCTTAGTCAATAACAAAACCCGGTTCTGTTTTATGACACCTAACCACTGAATATCAGCAAGAGAATCACCCGAGCTAAAGAAGCAGGATTTAGAAAAGTATGCATCACTATGCGGTTCAATGCTAAACTCTTACCCGTAGCAATGATAGGGGGGACAATGAAATACATGCTAATGTCAAGCATTCTTCAAGCTCCACATGAACAAGTAACGTTACTCGTTAAATGTGCTGAAAGCTGTCAACTTCAGATTAAAGCGTTTTACTTGCCTCAGGATGGCTCGTTGACGCAGAGCAGGTCAATGCGCCGCCTCCGGGCTCTGCCTGTCcgtatcgtgtgtgtgtgtgtgtgtgtgtgtgtgtgtgtgtgtgtgtgtgactgtgcgTGTCACATGTCAGTTTGCTGCCATGTGATGGCATCGAGCGGAGACTGGCCATTACCCAGCGGTCACACCCAGACACTGTCACTGACTGACCAGCTGCGCACCGCACCCTGCTCACTCTGACAGGCTCACATCCTACAAACACAGTATAAGCTGGGAATTATGTGAAtgccaaacaaataaaaatttattaatattaatgcatcaataaactaaataaagcaattaacaaaaatgtaaaacattaattTCTTTCCTACTGTTATGGGTTTGTCAGGAGGATGGCTCTGCAGCCACAGAGCAAACCCTGCTGACTCATGGGGTAATCTGATGACCAGAAGATTATCATTTTAATACAAGGTAACGCACTTAGACCATCAGCCATCCACAGGGTTAGGCAAGCTTCCTATAGTGCCCTTCCacttcaaatacatttttgggGGGTGAACCAAATTTAGCTATTTGATTTTTATACTTTCAGAGATTACAGTCAaaactttcaattcaattttatttacatagcaccaattcatgacagcagttatctcattgcacttctCATATAGAGCatatagagggagagagagagggaacacAGTAGCCCAAtgcaatatccacacagagatATGAAACAATAACTTCTTAACAGTTCTACAGTAAAATATGGTATGTTTATGTATTACAAACTAGAATAACAGCTAATAAGAAATCAGCACAAATATCAGCACTCACATGTTTTTATGTCCAAATTATaaaaagattaatttatttttatttctgtgtgcaaTTTTGGCACCCCTCTCAGACTACCAATCCTCAGCTCCCCTGCAAACATTTCATCAACAGGGGCTTGAGGCAGCACTATGGCACAGCCTCTCACGACAAACGATTGAAATAAGgtgcacaaaaaaatatgttgagTATGAATATATACCGTAACTGTGTTAAAGAGTACTTGAAAGTTTAGAAAGTTTGCATAAGAAACAATATAAATTAAAGTAGAATTATTGTCCCTCCTAActacaaatttacatttactgcacGTTTACAAAAGCAGCAGCACCAACGGCACAGTCACAATAAAGGCTCCTTTACAAGTACCGGTaagttatttattaatgtaCAACATTAGAATTTTTTTGGTTTGCGTGAAGTGTTCTGTGGCTGCATGCTTTTCTGCACCAGAGTAGCCAGGCTAATGCTACACCACACATGACATGGATGATACTCCTTAATCATAACGTATGATTTGCATGACTCTTAAAGAATGacttattcatttcattttatttccagAGAGTTGAAGACCGCAGGTGAGACTATGTTGTGACCCATCATCTGTTTAACGTTTTAGCGTCTGtcagttatttattttggtttacAGCCCAAAACTTTACCTTTTGGTTCAGCTCTGTTCAGCATCAtttccagtttgttttttgggTGGGAAGATTGAAAACTCCAAATGCATGCTAACGCTGCTCTGGGTCCACACATATCAATACGCAACGGTTGTTTTCTCCCACTCTCTGTGCATTGGGTCTGTTTTAGTTAATAATTAGCTAATGGTGACTATGGTGAGTAGGGATGTTACGTTTGTGAATGATCCTTTTCAACGACTCTTTGGTACAAATAAAGGGACCTGGGCAGTGCAGGAGATAGGTGGCAACATGTGAATAAAAGCAGTACTGTCACTTTTTTCCACGTTAAGCACTAGACCCAGTCATACTTCGTGAGAGCTGTTATTTGTATAGTTTTATAATCACTGCCTGCCCTAAATCCACTCCCCTTAACGTGAACAGTGCACCAGTTATGTTTCCACTCTagtcacaaactgtctgcgGCTCACAGCCATAGTAGGTCCACTTGATTACTATCTCGGCTTACTCTGGTGTTACATCAGCTGAGTGAAGTTTAGTAATATTAAGTGTTGCATGGATTGCATTCAAGGCAAGGCAACTTCATTTACACAACATATTTGATACAGAGGGTAAATTGAAAGCAGAGTATTCACTGACAAAGCAGGGTGATATGTCACCTTGTGGATTGTTTACAATGCTTGTTGTTCTTTACGTCCCATGCTTGTAGAATTGATGTAGAAAATGACGCAGGTACCCGGTGGTGCAGGAGGGTGGGTGAGCAGTTGGAGGCGTACCAACAGAACTGACGATCTTCccaaattatcttttaaaaacaagacaaatgcTTTCCTGTCTAGGGCTCCAATTATAAAGATAACAAAATTAGATTAAAACCACATTTCCCAGCATCCACATTTtattaaacagagaaaaagtAAACGTTTGGCCCCATTTACTGCAGGTTTGTGTGAGGCGAAATGCTGGTTTGCATccaaaaatatttacaattaacatCACTTTCACACACTACAAAAATGTACATTGTCACAGTATTTATGCTTTCAATGAAGTAGGATTTctgactcttttttttctttttctttttctaacaGTAACACGTTTCACCCCCTTTGGTCCTGCCATATTACTGTCTATTAGTGTATTTGCTCAaatgtaaagctgatgatacacgagGCACCTTTTTGAGTAATGTTTGAGTAAGACTGTTTTCGCACTGGAAATTATGTTTGAAATAGTGTAGGTTGTGGTATTTTTGGAGGATAACATATTTATGCGCATAGATATCAGATATTCTTTTAGATTGGAGAGAGCACTGGTGTAACATCGGCTCCTACAGAGACAGTGATGACAGAGACATTTGCGCCTTTACTGTTGCTTGGCGAGCAAGTTTCCACAAGTCGGTTTTTAATGTCATTTAGAATTCCTCAGCCCTGAAAGTGTTTAGGTAGCCGAGCGTAGTCTGCAGGAGTTTCCGAGGGCTCATGTTACACGTTTTACTGCCTCATTGGACTGAACAAGTGGAAGGCATCTTCCACCATCCTTACTCCAGAAATGGACCGAGGACTGCGTCATCCGTCAAACGACCAAGGATAGTCAGACGAAATCACTCGCACAGCTTCAAGAGCTTGAGAGTGTGTCAGAATACGACTGATAAACAGATTAGGTCAGCTACACTTGAAAACATTAACATTCTGCTCTAAtggaaatatttcatgttttgatGGGGGCGATATTCATGCCGATGTCGTATCAGAATAGGAAAATGTGACATCCAGTCCATTACAGTCCATTAGCAGTCTGCAAGCTCTCCCTTTGTAGTAGTTGGTCTGAGGGCTTATCTACTGGATCCAAATGAAATTATTCAGAGTGGATGGTCATGGGAATGTGCCATAAACCCTTGAACTAAATTAATTCCTGTTAACACTGTCTACTGCCTACAAGAGGAGAACACAGCAACTGATCTCAACACTACACAACAGTCAGTGTAACAGCAATGCAGTGAGCAATCTCAAAaccttttcaaaacaaatttaaagCCACTATGtcaatttatttcattattctcAGGACGCAAGTTTTTGGTTGTAGAAACATTTATCCCAGTGGAAATTGGTGCAGTCTCTGTTTTGCTTTCAGCAAATTCATTCTCAGTGTCTTTCTTTATACTGCCACTCCAGGGCGCTGAAGTTGAAGGTTTTCAAATGTGACACAGCGGCTTAAAAACACTGCTCATTTCTACTTATCATCTCTcaagaacagaaacagaacCAAAACCTCAGGTAAATCTCAGAAAACAttctttttaacaaatataactTTGTAAGAACGTCATTCCATCTGAGAATGAAAGTATGATTTTGTTTGTAGGGCCACTAGAGAGGACTCAGCAATTCATTTTCACATCCTCCCATCCACAGCCGTCACTCTAACATCATGATATTAGTCCACTTTTTTTGGCTTGCGATTCTTCCACATGACAACTGCCATGAAGGCCCCTGTGGAGAAGATCAGTATTATTATGACGCACATATTCACACCCCATTTAACTTTATATGTAGAGAACTTAGAGGGGTTGTCTGTGAAATCCATTTTTCAATGAGAATACGTTTGATTTGTTGTAGAATGCAGATAGTCTACTCACCTATACAGAGGAGCAGTACTACTGCTGCAATGCCAGGCAGAATGACAGAGTACTCCCGAGGAAGAAAATACTTGTGCAGTATGTGGTCGCTGTCCACAAAAGGCTGGAAAAGGAccacatgacatttaaaaagttttattaaCCATGAAAGACTTAAATTCCTATTCCTGtgtataatataaaaacatttattgttgttccatgtaataattacattttgcaACACAGTTTTATAAACTGAAATGTGCGAACACAGCTCAAAGGCTTTGGAAGGTCTGAACCTGCAAGTGACTGTACAAGTCTTGTGTGAAATTAGGGTCTCTCATTTGGATTTTAGGGAGACAAACAGAACCTACCAGAACGATGACCCAGACAGAGTAGtatgtaaacagcagcaggcTGAAGACAACAAGACTCATGCCAACTGCTTGATCCACTCCTGTAGCCTGAAAGCAAAGAAACACCTGCTGAGCTGAAGGCGGGGGCGACCACAATCCCAAACAAATTATCAAAACTTTTCTCCAGCAAAACTCAGATGCCACGCGCAGCTTATATGCTTTTTGACTCCAGTGATACACTGTAGTTATTCCCTTCCAAAAACATCTGGTGACAGTGGGGGGGTGATGGCACTGTGAAtgagacgcatgcctttggtgtgagagacccgggttcaattccccactgtgacccatccaccaatgtgtccctgcgcaagacacttaacccctagttgctccagaggcgtgcaacctctgacatgtacagcaattgtaagtcactttggataaaagcgtcagctaaatgaataaatgtaatttaaaaagcagAGCTTGAGATTTCCTGACTTTTGGTTTCTAGTATGAGTCCAGCTCTataaacactggatcctacatttacCATAatgtatccatccatccatgccCCCAGTTTATAATGCAACCCAGATAACATCATCCGGGGTTGTTTTCTCACAGAGCTCCTCCAACACCACAGAACATGTGATACAACAGACTCAGGAGTCCTGAGTCCTCCAGATTTGTCACCTGACCTTTATGAGTTAAATTTGTGGGCAGGTCAAAGTCCATCCATTTGAAGAAAAACGTTCTActtaaataaatctgttttctctATACATAATTCCAGATCTATGCTGTTCACCCTCCACTGAAAGGACTGGGATGTTTTAGTGAAAAAGGTGGTTTGACGAGGCACAGCTCTCGTACGTCGAGCTCTGCGAGAGTCATGCCAAACTGCTTTCAAATATGAAAGTTAGCAGTTGATTTGCTTATTTGCAGAAGCACGCGCAAATACACATCAGATACATTTAGTTTACACATTAACAATGTTCCCTTGTAAAGGCGGCGTAGAAAATGTAATTAAGTCTTCAAACTATTTcaatacaatatatacatattaattTGCATGAATGATTGGTACTGGGACATTTGGGGAGTAACCTGTATTAAAGTAGAGAGAACCGTTAAGTTCTTTAACGTTACTTTATCACATCGTCAGTATTAAATTGGCTATGCACTAAAACGTAAACGAAAAGATGATTAACGTATAATCGCTAACAGTTACTACCAAGCTACAGGCTAACATTACTGTCCAACACGTTTCTCATAACCGTGAAGATTAGCAACAGCAACTGTGCGTTAGCCGGCGCAGCTTTACCAGGTGCAACTGTACAAAGCTTTCAGTCTGCTGTTTTAGCTGAGTATAAAGGGCTGCCTTTAGATGACCTGTGGAAGTTTAATCAGCTTGTCTTTCTTACCATTTCTGACAGGTATTGCTGACGTCGcctgctcttcttcttcctgttgATCAATCCGGCTGACAAGATGTATCTGTGGGTCTCTGCTGCCCCCTATTGGTTGACCCACAAAACACACGTAAGGATCACGAAGGTACTGCAACTTCTTGTAGTACAGACCATGCATGATCAGTGTTGGGGAGTAACTTGTAACATGTAATTTAGTTAcgtaattaaattacaaaataaatgtaagtgtAATCCGTTACTGGTTACTGTAGTTAAGTTATAGTTacttatgaaaatgttcatgattacaCAGGGGGTTACATCtcaatattttctgtaaaaagctaggctatatgttgaataatgtttattttgttgctttgcatgtttttcatgtgcataATGTCTCAATGTCAGTGCTTCTGGTTCTCATTTGAATTTGCAGCACCATCCATCTGCCAGCTAAATtgcctctcaagctgtcttttgaaaatggttaatAGTTAAACATTCATACAACaattagaaaagtaattaaaaagcaataaaatgtaAGAAGTTGcattactttgataaagtaattACAACAGTTACACTgctattacattttaaacaggGTAACTTGCAAcctattacatttccaaagtaaccttCCCAATATTATGCATGGTTAATTCATTAATTAGTTACATCTGCCCTTCAATATGCAATTatgataatatttttaaataaaacggTATATTGTTTTAATGTCCATGACATTTTTGCAGTTTTCTCATCTGCAACTccagaaaaagctagtaagtcgACCTTAAGTAAAGTTATACTGTATGTGGCGCACAGTGGTTGAATAGTTACATCAAATATGTTTAAGGGGTCATGTAATCTCTAATAAATCCACCATCTAGTGTTATAATTgtttatatcattatatttaatatttcaaataaataaacaccaaATACAGAATGATTTAGATTCCAGGCTTTACCCTTTATTTGGTATgcacatttttcacataattCACTGCTCCTCCACACTGCAATTGTTTACATACAGTTATTAATCAGACTGACCATCTAAACTCTTCATGTGATCTTTACATGTATTTCCCAGCATTTTAATACaagaaaatatttgtatttggaGTTACAAAACGTTTGAGGGCAAAACAGTTGTTTATAAGCACTGACTATAATTCAACTCATTTGAAAAGTAAAGTAAGGCCAAGCTGAACTGGAATTTAGTAAATtacaaaagttaaaatattttttatattctctTCACCATAATCACCTTCCTATGCAAATAAAATCAGTATCAGGaatcaaaagaaagaaaactttcAACTTTCAAAAAGAGCATTAATTTATAAATGTGATTAATAATTTCACAGGTTACACATGGTCCAAAAGTACAAAGGAAAGAATAAGTATTtctaaaacaaatcacagtagCAGACAATTCACCAACACAAGTTTTCCCTTTACTGAAAGTATATTCCCACACCATtcactgtaaataataataagatccCTTCAGTCCCATCTCACCATATAATATTAGCTTTACGTATAATTCCGTGCAAATCTGTAAACCAGCCTGCTGGTctgaaagtaaaaagaaaatatattggaGGGTTACATGTGCAACCATGGTTGTCTGAGTGGAACTCCTCACATTCTATATTTACAGGGACATAGGACATGTACATAGATACTGTAGATGTAACTATTTTTATAACCACGAAATGATAAATATTGACTGCTactgaaaaagacagagaatTCCTGATTTTGTGCTGAAGTATGGATGGCAATCAAGACTCTGGTGTGAAGTGGAACTCCATGTGAACCATTAAACGGCAGTTATCCCCAGTATCCCCTCTGTTTGCCTACAATTGATCCCAGTATGTATGCAGTATTTAACCAGTTTTAACCAGGATTTGATGGACCTCACAAAGATAAAAAGGAACATTTTCAGTCAAACATGCATGGCCTGCATGCATATTGTGGTACATTCACATACACAGTACCATACACATactacagaaacacaagcacaagTGAGTCCTTGAGGGTGAGGTCTATTGTATATTGTCAGTCGTGGTACACCAGGGGCTTTATACTGCTGCAGCTGTGGAGCTGACCTCACTACAGCACCAGGCCTACAGTATCACTGTTAGCTCTATACACAAAGTGACAGGGACACAAATTGACAATGATATTGAAAATAAGAATTTCTTGGTAATCTACTATGAGTAACAGTCCTGTAGTGTAATGTGGCACCCTCACAAAATAAAATCCGCCTAAAAGTACAAAGTGCAATGAGTTCTGCCTCGAGTTAGTCTCTTTTGGTAAATAGTGTGCTGTGTGATTCCAGAATGTAGGCAGGGCAGCAGCAAATAAGAACCCAGTATTCTTCTTGGGTCCATTAATCTGAACCTCTCTCAGTGATAGTTGGCTAAATTAAGATGACTTACTGACTTAAAATAGCGCAAGCTGTGGTTCTCAAGTGAATCAACAGTAAAATACAATCAATTAAATTGAAATAGTGTaccttaaagctgcacttatggatttttaaatattaacatcagatcAAACGACTTTGAGTAATGTTAAATTGGTCACTTGTAGTGACAAACCTACAGACATACAACTCTACAGAGCTTTTTAGCTTCTTCtagctctttgttttggttttccggTCCACAGACCATGCTCTCCTCAACCCCATTTCCAGCACCTGAAGTTTTCAGCTAAAACTGCTCTGATAATCCCACTGTAACAACTAGCAGGTGAACATAGAGGAGAATTTAGCTGCTTAATTTTTCTCAGGATTTGgaggagaccaaaccagagtaaaaaggagagtgaatattggactttaatTCATCAGgtgaacataaacacaacaaatgctaatgttgctttcTGTCTGCTGGGTGCGTAAATAGGCTGTTTGCTGTAAAAGTGTTAACATGTTAGCCGTAACACCCTCATAATGtgtgtcaatgttgtgtttacagcttgttgtgctGCTAAAATCAAGTTAGTTTACCAGAGCATAAGTATCGCAAGTGCAGAGAGTGGGAGGTTACATATGGCCAGCCATATGAACGCAGGCTATGACAGATtcactaaaatacattttgtccAATAACAATAGCatcaaaattaaatgtggaaaagaataaagaaatctAAAAACAGAACATGTCATACGTCATTTTAGACAACCGCACCACCTCCGTGTCTTTTTAGTGGTTTCAAACAATCCTCCTCAGAGAGTACACATGTGCAAAATAGTAGGATAAGTATGTATACTCAGTGAGCAAATAacatcaaaatatattaaaaggaTAAAAGCTTCAATTCCAGGACCAGGCTGATTTTGACTCAGTCTGTCTGGAGGACGTCTGCCTCTGTAAGAGCCTTTGATAGCTCACGTGCTGCATTCAGTGAGTCCTTGTCAACTCGTAAAGTCAGAAAATGATcccaagataaaatcattttttaCTTGTGTGGTCATCAGTCAGTGGTACATCCATCACATGAACTGGACCAGTGAAAAGCCTCTGTGGGATGTAACTGATGGACACAGACATACGGTAAACCCTTCTGTTTGTTCCCGTTAGCAGCctgaaaatgatgaaaatgaataaacgtGTTTATGCCTTGTGATGAGAAATATAAGTTATAAGAATATACTAATATTCCTGTTCCACGTGTTCTAGTGAAACACTGGGTTTCATCGTCTGATTTTATCGCTGGTATGTGCTGTCCTGTATTTTGTTAGTTGGTAATACCTCCTGGTAGTAAACGAGTTGAGAAGGCCATCCTGAATGAACCATTATTTCAGTGTTGCACTACAATTCCCACAATGCAGTAGTCGTTCAAGTAATCTGTGCAGTTAGCACTGGTCAAAGTTTCAGACTGGTCCCTTTTCAGTAATGGACATAGTGAATCCCTGTACAGTGAATCGGGTTACAGACTAAGTCAGGGATTTATTGAAACTTAGGACACTGCTGAGTCAGTGACCTGTCTCAGTTCTAAGGCAATGCAGGAAACTGTCACACTAGCAATGTATCTCCTTTTAAAGTAATACACTCTACACCAGTAGTTGTAAAGATGCTTCCAGTTAATTTTGAAATTAAGTATTGTATATGTTATATGCAATGTGTATTGTTTCATGGAAAGAATAGCTGCAGCTAATAACATTAACCATGGGGAGGTCTGATTTTAGAGAGGGTTTTCCCAGCAGGCATTTTGACTAGTCATAGGAAACACACAGGTGCTACTGATAACATCAATGATGGCTCTGTTATATTCAAGTCATAACAGTGTGACAGTGGTCCAGCATGAACACAAGGACCCTGCAACTGAAGCAGCTACATGGAATTTagccatcattaattttattatttacacctgtgatGTTCCTACTGTCaactgtcaaaatgtcttctgtgaaaaagaTCTATTGCGCTTGACAAGTCTGTTTAAGGGGTCTACTGGAAGTGTAGTAATACCACTTCAAGTCAGTGAGGACAGTGAGCAAAGATACTGACTACTTTTTACAAATCATTCTGTAAATGTAGAAGATGAATTACTTCATGAACCTGCTGAACCAGAAACGGCTCTGACACACACCcaatgaaaaggaaaagattTCTGTATTACGGTAAATTCTTAAATAGAACCCGGCACCTAAAGCCCAGAAAAAGGGGGGTTAAAACCAAATGGCTGCTTTGAAAGGATCGTGTCTGTCTCTGAGTTTCTACTTTTAACAGAAGTCTCAGGAGGAAATTAAGTCACTTAATACAATAGTAGTTCTCTCAAACTAAAATCTACGcacatgaattaaaataacattaaaagtacaatgtgtaagaattgaGACTACTACCACCTTAGTGGTCCTATTGAGTCCAGAATGGGCACCAAAACTGGGCAAGCAGGCAACCGAACCGAGTTCAGCAGCCTCCCGGTGATCATGGCCAGACCGGGACAGAACACAGCCTCCAAGACCAGCGGAGGTCAGTATGACgtcagggaatacagtaccgaggTGATTTACAATGGTTCTGACCAGGACTCTGGGGACGGCAAAGACTCTCAAGGGTTCAGGCAGGGAGGAACAAGCGAGCGAGAGGGAACAAAAGGCCCGTCCA of Micropterus dolomieu isolate WLL.071019.BEF.003 ecotype Adirondacks linkage group LG13, ASM2129224v1, whole genome shotgun sequence contains these proteins:
- the dpm2 gene encoding dolichol phosphate-mannose biosynthesis regulatory protein isoform X2; the protein is MSLVVFSLLLFTYYSVWVIVLPFVDSDHILHKYFLPREYSVILPGIAAVVLLLCIGAFMAVVMWKNRKPKKVD
- the dpm2 gene encoding dolichol phosphate-mannose biosynthesis regulatory protein isoform X1, which encodes MATGVDQAVGMSLVVFSLLLFTYYSVWVIVLPFVDSDHILHKYFLPREYSVILPGIAAVVLLLCIGAFMAVVMWKNRKPKKVD